TGATTTATCCTTGGCGCGATTGGCAAGCATACTTTTACGGTCAAGAAATTAGCATTGTAGCCAGAGATACGCTGAATTCCCGTGGTTCCCAGTTAAACTCCAAGCTGTTTAAAGGTGTGGAGTTAGGCCCGGCTCATCATTTAAACTATGCCGCAGATCGGTTTGATTTAGCGATCGCCACAGGATTTAGCTGCTATTTTCCTTTGGAATATTGGAGTGCTGTCTTGCTGGAAGTCAAGCGGGTATTAAAATATGGCGGACAGTTTGTATTTGACATCCTCAATCCCGAACAGCCTCTAGCAGAAGATTGGGCTGTTCTGGAAACTTATTTAGGCGCAGAAGTATTTCTTGAGTCTATAGCTGAGTGGGAAAAAACAATTAAAGCTGCTGGGGCTAAAATTATCACCCGGCAATCAGGGGAATTATTTAATTTATACAAGGTGCAGTT
The genomic region above belongs to Calothrix sp. NIES-2098 and contains:
- a CDS encoding type 11 methyltransferase, with the protein product MSKKPSQTPYTTSSHHSDKWQERIAQVAYRFNRQYQNQPFDLPTEVQEMPIFRDWITGTLPGRIASCFWEIAKPQKNQHCLDIGCGVSFLIYPWRDWQAYFYGQEISIVARDTLNSRGSQLNSKLFKGVELGPAHHLNYAADRFDLAIATGFSCYFPLEYWSAVLLEVKRVLKYGGQFVFDILNPEQPLAEDWAVLETYLGAEVFLESIAEWEKTIKAAGAKIITRQSGELFNLYKVQF